The following coding sequences are from one Rathayibacter sp. VKM Ac-2760 window:
- a CDS encoding carbohydrate ABC transporter permease: MSVTSIPTGAPGLVAPAKRTRRPVGGRDYIRIGLWIALVFAVLIWAVPLIFMVFTSLKSEADIFSTPAFVPPWSPDFGNYVEALDRGNLLTAGGNSLIIALFKVPIGLFISAAAAFALARMRFRRQRLLMGVIALGAMVPIQVAIAPLFQVINGLGLLSSNFGIILPYIAFGLPYQTFILYGFFRQIPEEIDESARIDGAGNWRLFLTIILPLARPALAALFILDFVSTWNEYSIALALLQSQDSWTIPLALQGFQSQFTSSYGPLNAFTIMSVFPVLIVYLMFQRYFVEGAFAGAVKG, translated from the coding sequence ATGAGCGTCACGAGCATCCCGACCGGCGCGCCCGGCCTGGTCGCGCCGGCCAAGCGCACCCGCCGCCCGGTCGGCGGTCGCGACTACATCCGGATCGGCCTCTGGATCGCGCTGGTCTTCGCGGTCCTGATCTGGGCGGTCCCGCTGATCTTCATGGTCTTCACCTCGCTCAAGAGCGAGGCCGACATCTTCAGCACGCCGGCCTTCGTGCCGCCGTGGTCGCCCGACTTCGGCAACTACGTCGAGGCGCTCGACCGCGGCAACCTGCTCACCGCGGGCGGCAACAGCCTGATCATCGCGCTGTTCAAGGTGCCGATCGGCCTGTTCATCTCGGCGGCCGCCGCCTTCGCCCTCGCGCGGATGCGATTCCGGCGACAGCGCCTGCTGATGGGCGTGATCGCGCTCGGCGCGATGGTGCCGATCCAGGTCGCGATCGCCCCGCTGTTCCAGGTGATCAACGGACTCGGCCTGCTGAGCAGCAACTTCGGCATCATCCTGCCGTACATCGCGTTCGGCCTGCCGTACCAGACCTTCATCCTCTACGGCTTCTTCCGGCAGATCCCCGAGGAGATCGACGAGAGCGCGCGGATCGACGGCGCCGGCAACTGGCGGCTGTTCCTGACGATCATCCTGCCGCTGGCCCGCCCGGCGCTCGCCGCGCTGTTCATCCTCGACTTCGTCTCCACCTGGAACGAGTACTCCATCGCGCTCGCCCTGCTGCAGAGCCAGGACTCCTGGACGATCCCGCTCGCGCTGCAGGGCTTCCAGTCGCAGTTCACCAGCTCGTACGGGCCGCTGAACGCCTTCACCATCATGTCCGTCTTCCCCGTGCTGATCGTCTACCTGATGTTCCAGCGCTACTTCGTCGAGGGCGCCTTCGCCGGCGCCGTGAAGGGCTGA
- a CDS encoding DUF5605 domain-containing protein yields MPHTTDTAERFSRETRLFEVLRDPRGHAIVERRLPGLVHSSILHTLHGYPIGLVVDTEESLDEAAREALLAEVAAIPTEEPAPAREEERYVEPSADYEGAEVEFGSAAVSAPATASVFGRFEIELRGPSHGNPFVDVALSAIVDGPDGSVRVPGFYDGDGVYRLRWMPEAPGEYAWTTSSSARSLDGVTGSVSVTAAREGRHGPVRVADTFHFAHADGTRHRPLGTTSYAWTHQGDELEERTLASLAAAPFTKMRMCVFPKSYLFNENEPELYPFEGSPTAGFDWQRFDPEFWAHLERRIEQLGELGIEADLILFHAYDRWGFSTMDAVADDRYVRYAVARLASFANVWWSLANEYDLLFEKTEEDWERFARIVGEDDPSRHLLSIHNCREFYDHSRPWITHASIQRQDVYKTAEMTTEWRRWGKPVVIDECAYEGDIDQGWGNITGEELVRRFWEGALRGGYVGHGETYVHPDDVLWWSKGGELRGTSPARIAFLESVLAEGPARGLEPIPLDWDVPRAGVEGEYYLYYFGFDRPTYRRFLLEPDVSYTVDVIDTWAMTVSRLPGTYSGRFRIDLPGREYIAVRLQRAD; encoded by the coding sequence GTGCCGCACACCACCGACACCGCCGAGCGCTTCTCGCGCGAGACGCGCCTGTTCGAGGTCCTCCGCGACCCGCGCGGGCACGCGATCGTCGAGCGCCGCCTCCCCGGGCTGGTGCACTCCTCGATCCTGCACACGCTGCACGGCTACCCGATCGGGCTCGTCGTCGACACCGAGGAGTCGCTCGACGAGGCCGCGCGGGAGGCGCTGCTCGCCGAGGTCGCCGCGATCCCGACCGAGGAGCCCGCCCCGGCCCGCGAGGAGGAGCGGTACGTCGAGCCCTCCGCGGACTACGAGGGCGCGGAGGTGGAGTTCGGCTCCGCCGCCGTGTCCGCGCCGGCCACCGCCTCCGTCTTCGGGCGCTTCGAGATCGAGCTGCGCGGCCCGTCGCACGGCAACCCGTTCGTCGACGTCGCGCTCTCGGCGATCGTCGACGGGCCCGACGGGTCGGTGCGCGTGCCCGGCTTCTACGACGGCGACGGCGTCTACCGCCTGCGCTGGATGCCCGAGGCTCCCGGCGAGTACGCCTGGACCACCTCGAGCAGTGCCCGCTCGCTCGACGGCGTCACCGGCTCCGTCTCGGTGACCGCGGCCCGCGAGGGGCGGCACGGTCCGGTGCGCGTGGCCGACACCTTCCACTTCGCGCACGCGGACGGCACCCGGCACCGCCCGCTGGGCACCACCTCCTACGCCTGGACGCACCAGGGCGACGAGCTGGAGGAGCGGACCCTCGCCTCGCTCGCCGCGGCGCCCTTCACCAAGATGCGGATGTGCGTCTTCCCCAAGTCGTACCTCTTCAACGAGAACGAGCCGGAGCTGTACCCGTTCGAGGGCTCGCCGACGGCGGGCTTCGACTGGCAGCGCTTCGATCCGGAGTTCTGGGCGCACCTCGAGCGGCGGATCGAGCAGCTGGGCGAGCTGGGCATCGAGGCGGACCTGATCCTCTTCCACGCCTACGACCGCTGGGGCTTCTCGACGATGGACGCCGTCGCCGACGACCGCTACGTCCGCTACGCGGTGGCGCGGCTCGCGTCCTTCGCGAACGTCTGGTGGTCGCTCGCGAACGAGTACGACCTGCTGTTCGAGAAGACCGAGGAGGACTGGGAGCGCTTCGCCCGCATCGTCGGCGAGGACGACCCGTCACGGCACCTGCTCTCGATCCACAACTGCCGCGAGTTCTACGACCACTCCCGCCCGTGGATCACGCACGCCAGCATCCAGCGCCAGGACGTCTACAAGACGGCCGAGATGACGACGGAGTGGCGGCGCTGGGGCAAGCCGGTGGTGATCGACGAGTGCGCCTACGAGGGCGACATCGATCAGGGCTGGGGCAACATCACCGGCGAGGAGCTGGTCCGGCGGTTCTGGGAGGGCGCGCTGCGCGGCGGCTACGTCGGGCACGGCGAGACCTACGTGCACCCGGACGACGTGCTCTGGTGGTCGAAGGGCGGCGAGCTGCGGGGGACGAGCCCCGCGCGGATCGCCTTCCTGGAGTCGGTGCTGGCCGAGGGGCCCGCTCGCGGGCTGGAGCCGATCCCGCTGGACTGGGACGTGCCGCGCGCCGGCGTCGAGGGGGAGTACTACCTGTACTACTTCGGCTTCGACCGGCCGACCTACCGCCGCTTCCTGCTCGAGCCGGACGTGTCGTACACGGTCGACGTGATCGACACGTGGGCGATGACGGTGTCGCGGCTGCCGGGGACCTACTCGGGGCGGTTCCGCATCGACCTGCCGGGCCGCGAGTACATCGCGGTGCGCCTGCAGCGCGCGGACTGA
- a CDS encoding DUF2254 domain-containing protein: protein MRSRLLHARESFWFLPTLFGVLAIALAFGLIEVDRLLIRAGIQDLPLVEDLSATGGRAILSAIGGTMLGVAATSFSITISVLATTSSAYGPRLVRNFMADRGNQVVLAVLTSTFLYSLIVLRSVHTEEDATLAFVPVVAVGFAVVLAVGDVAVLVYFIHHIALSVQVTTLQKRVLGELESVIAELSGGEPDPREESFPGGGVVLVAPRAGYVEQLEIERLVALGARNDAVLRVLAQPGDHVLAGDPVLEVAGSADLADAALAAVVIADARSPHQDLRYAVQQVVEIGVRGLATGTNDPHTAVSALDALTGALVELCGGDGPRTRFRDGDGVARLHGTWPTGADLLAEVYLALRAYAMDQPLVVRAAIRLAQRLEPVARGAERAELHRQLEAFAAAYDAADRDALEAPVVRRDLEELLVSAAAPSTSAAPAGR, encoded by the coding sequence ATGCGCTCCCGGCTCCTGCACGCCCGCGAATCGTTCTGGTTCCTGCCCACGCTCTTCGGAGTCCTCGCGATCGCGCTCGCCTTCGGGCTGATCGAGGTCGACCGGCTGCTGATCCGCGCAGGGATCCAGGACCTGCCGCTCGTCGAGGACCTCTCCGCGACGGGCGGCCGGGCGATCCTCTCGGCGATCGGCGGCACCATGCTCGGGGTCGCGGCGACGTCGTTCTCCATCACGATCTCCGTCCTCGCGACCACGTCCTCGGCCTACGGGCCGCGGCTGGTGCGCAACTTCATGGCCGACCGAGGCAACCAGGTCGTCCTGGCGGTGCTGACCTCGACGTTCCTCTACTCGCTGATCGTGCTGCGCTCGGTGCACACCGAGGAGGACGCGACCCTGGCGTTCGTGCCGGTCGTCGCGGTCGGCTTCGCGGTGGTGCTCGCCGTCGGCGACGTCGCCGTGCTGGTGTACTTCATCCACCACATCGCGCTGTCGGTCCAGGTGACGACGCTGCAGAAGCGGGTGCTCGGCGAGCTCGAGTCGGTCATCGCGGAGCTGTCCGGGGGCGAGCCCGATCCGCGCGAGGAGTCCTTCCCGGGCGGCGGCGTCGTGCTCGTCGCCCCGCGCGCCGGCTACGTCGAGCAGCTCGAGATCGAGCGGCTCGTCGCGCTCGGCGCCCGGAACGACGCGGTGCTGCGCGTCCTCGCCCAGCCCGGCGACCACGTGCTGGCCGGCGATCCCGTGCTCGAGGTCGCCGGCTCGGCCGACCTGGCGGACGCGGCGCTCGCCGCGGTCGTGATCGCCGACGCGCGGTCGCCGCACCAGGACCTCCGCTACGCCGTGCAGCAGGTCGTCGAGATCGGCGTGCGCGGCCTCGCCACCGGCACGAACGATCCGCACACCGCGGTCAGCGCCCTCGACGCCCTGACCGGCGCTCTCGTCGAGCTCTGCGGCGGCGACGGGCCGCGCACCCGCTTCCGCGACGGCGACGGCGTCGCCCGGCTGCACGGCACCTGGCCGACGGGGGCCGACCTGCTCGCCGAGGTCTACCTCGCGCTCCGCGCCTACGCGATGGACCAGCCGCTCGTCGTCCGCGCCGCGATCCGCCTGGCGCAGCGCCTCGAGCCGGTCGCCCGCGGCGCCGAGCGCGCCGAGCTCCACCGCCAGCTCGAGGCGTTCGCGGCGGCCTACGACGCCGCCGACCGCGACGCGCTCGAGGCCCCGGTGGTGCGGCGCGACCTGGAAGAGCTGCTCGTCAGCGCAGCCGCGCCGTCGACGAGCGCAGCACCAGCCGGGCGGTGA
- a CDS encoding ThuA domain-containing protein: MSAPLEVLVWNEFRHETRGDETVMRHYPDGIHRVIADGLVESLGDAVSVRTATLPEPEHGLTEEALAKTDVLLWWAHIAHPEVSDEVVQRVLRHVQEGMGILILHSGHYSKIFQALMGTTCSLKWRNDHDRELVWTIAPTHPIAEGVPSPIIIPEQEMYGEYFDIPVPEETVFLSTFSGGEVFRSGVTYTRGLGKVFYFSPGDQDYPVYHHPDIKRVLANAVQWARPKRERTPLMADHHPRGWFES; encoded by the coding sequence ATGAGCGCTCCCCTCGAGGTCCTGGTCTGGAACGAGTTCCGCCACGAGACGCGCGGCGACGAGACCGTGATGCGGCACTACCCCGACGGCATCCACCGCGTGATCGCCGACGGGCTCGTCGAGTCGCTCGGCGACGCCGTCTCGGTGCGCACGGCGACACTCCCCGAGCCCGAGCACGGGCTGACCGAGGAGGCGCTCGCGAAGACGGACGTGCTGCTCTGGTGGGCGCACATCGCGCACCCGGAGGTGTCGGACGAGGTCGTGCAGCGGGTGCTGCGGCACGTGCAGGAGGGGATGGGCATCCTGATCCTGCACTCCGGCCACTACTCGAAGATCTTCCAGGCGCTGATGGGCACGACCTGCTCGCTGAAGTGGCGGAACGACCACGACCGCGAGCTGGTCTGGACGATCGCCCCGACGCACCCGATCGCCGAGGGCGTGCCGAGCCCGATCATCATCCCCGAGCAGGAGATGTACGGCGAGTACTTCGACATCCCGGTGCCGGAGGAGACGGTCTTCCTCTCGACGTTCTCGGGCGGCGAGGTCTTCCGCTCCGGAGTGACCTACACGCGGGGCCTCGGCAAGGTGTTCTACTTCTCGCCCGGCGACCAGGACTACCCCGTCTACCACCACCCCGACATCAAGCGGGTGCTGGCGAACGCCGTGCAGTGGGCGCGCCCCAAGCGCGAGCGCACGCCCCTGATGGCGGACCACCACCCGCGCGGCTGGTTCGAGTCCTGA
- a CDS encoding Gfo/Idh/MocA family oxidoreductase, which produces MTENTGTTETPGELRVGVVGLGFAGTTHLDAFQALPGARVVALAGQEEERLRELGATRGVPDLSADWEDLVARDDLDVVSIGVPNHLHHPIAVAALASGKHVFCEKPLATTAELAAEMVEAARANDRVLEIAYNHRRRADVAYLRTYLDDAPLGEIYHARASWQRRTGIPGIGSWFTSKELAGGGPLIDLGSHVLDIALHLLGEPRVTSVSAVAYGEIGRSGRGGRPHGVAATGTHAFEVEDFSSALLRLDNGRSLQLDASWASYSKVHEDIEVELLGSAGGARLHVADYATEGTLTFYSEVAGAPTVSRPDVPVPAGHHRSVIAEFLAAIASGADAPAGGPRYAGHYGDYALHRSRVVDAIYRSAAEKKEVAVA; this is translated from the coding sequence ATGACCGAGAACACAGGCACGACCGAGACCCCGGGGGAGCTGCGCGTCGGCGTCGTCGGCCTCGGCTTCGCCGGCACCACCCACCTCGACGCCTTCCAGGCCCTCCCCGGTGCGCGCGTCGTCGCGCTCGCCGGCCAGGAGGAGGAGCGGCTGCGCGAGCTCGGCGCCACCCGCGGCGTCCCCGACCTCTCCGCCGACTGGGAGGACCTCGTCGCCCGCGACGACCTCGACGTCGTCTCGATCGGCGTGCCGAACCACCTGCACCACCCGATCGCCGTCGCCGCGCTCGCCTCCGGCAAGCACGTCTTCTGCGAGAAGCCGCTGGCCACCACCGCCGAGCTGGCCGCGGAGATGGTCGAGGCGGCCCGCGCGAACGACCGCGTCCTCGAGATCGCGTACAACCACCGCCGCCGCGCCGACGTCGCCTACCTGCGCACCTACCTCGACGACGCCCCGCTCGGCGAGATCTACCACGCCCGCGCGAGCTGGCAGCGGCGCACCGGGATCCCCGGCATCGGCTCCTGGTTCACCAGCAAGGAGCTGGCCGGCGGCGGACCGCTGATCGACCTCGGCTCGCACGTCCTCGACATCGCGCTGCACCTGCTCGGCGAGCCGCGGGTCACGAGCGTCTCCGCCGTCGCCTACGGCGAGATCGGCCGCTCCGGTCGCGGCGGCCGCCCGCACGGCGTCGCCGCCACCGGCACGCACGCCTTCGAGGTGGAGGACTTCTCCAGCGCGCTGCTGCGCCTCGACAACGGCCGCAGCCTGCAGCTCGACGCCTCCTGGGCCAGCTACTCCAAGGTGCACGAGGACATCGAGGTCGAGCTGCTCGGCTCGGCCGGCGGCGCCCGGCTGCACGTCGCCGACTACGCGACGGAGGGGACGCTCACGTTCTACTCCGAGGTCGCCGGCGCCCCGACCGTCTCGCGCCCCGACGTGCCGGTGCCCGCCGGGCACCACCGCTCGGTGATCGCGGAGTTCCTGGCCGCGATCGCCTCGGGTGCCGACGCGCCCGCCGGTGGTCCCCGCTACGCCGGCCACTACGGCGACTACGCGCTGCACCGCAGCCGGGTGGTCGACGCGATCTACCGCTCCGCCGCCGAGAAGAAGGAGGTGGCGGTCGCATGA
- a CDS encoding extracellular solute-binding protein translates to MRALTRSVALATGALLLAGLAGCSASGGDTGGKTEITWFKLTESADSANATINEIVSDFEEANPDITVKVEQRAVDAHKDALRTTLGTSGAPDLFFSWAGPGLGGEFIDAGASLDLKEYYDEYGWADRFSDTTLSTVTQYGGYDGVPYTQRTEAVFYNKDLFAEAGIDAAPTSYDELVEDAGKLKDAGITPFEFGGTVNWHVMRLLDSLLETECGADGYQALVTGEASWADEYCVTDTFTEFATWTADYVNSGFISINNDESSSLFFSGKAAMAIEGDWFNQQIRDAGMSEDSVGIFAFPTGTDRIYGFNENNYISANSDHPDEAAKFLDYLTSPEAQSKFIATFGSRSVNVDVTPEDQSAFDALWNPITEAATGVYMNNDQNLSQSQTTEYWRIQNLVATGDLDPADAGAEFQKFIDQQ, encoded by the coding sequence ATGCGTGCTCTGACCCGATCCGTCGCCCTCGCCACGGGCGCCCTCCTCCTCGCCGGCCTGGCCGGCTGCTCCGCGAGCGGCGGCGACACCGGCGGGAAGACCGAGATCACCTGGTTCAAGCTCACCGAGTCGGCCGACTCCGCGAACGCGACGATCAACGAGATCGTCAGCGACTTCGAGGAGGCGAACCCCGACATCACCGTCAAGGTCGAGCAGCGGGCGGTGGACGCGCACAAGGACGCGCTGCGCACCACGCTCGGCACCAGCGGCGCCCCCGACCTCTTCTTCTCCTGGGCCGGCCCCGGCCTCGGCGGCGAGTTCATCGACGCCGGCGCGAGCCTCGACCTGAAGGAGTACTACGACGAGTACGGCTGGGCCGACCGCTTCTCCGACACCACGCTGTCGACCGTCACCCAGTACGGCGGCTACGACGGCGTGCCCTACACCCAGCGCACCGAGGCGGTCTTCTACAACAAGGACCTCTTCGCCGAGGCCGGCATCGACGCGGCGCCCACCTCCTACGACGAGCTCGTCGAGGACGCCGGGAAGCTCAAGGACGCGGGCATCACCCCGTTCGAGTTCGGCGGCACCGTCAACTGGCACGTGATGCGCCTGCTCGACAGCCTGCTCGAGACCGAGTGCGGCGCCGACGGCTACCAGGCCCTCGTCACCGGCGAGGCGAGCTGGGCCGACGAGTACTGCGTGACCGACACCTTCACCGAGTTCGCCACCTGGACCGCCGACTACGTGAACAGCGGCTTCATCTCGATCAACAACGACGAGTCGAGCTCGCTCTTCTTCAGCGGCAAGGCCGCCATGGCGATCGAGGGCGACTGGTTCAACCAGCAGATCCGCGACGCCGGGATGTCCGAGGACTCGGTCGGCATCTTCGCCTTCCCCACGGGCACCGACCGCATCTACGGCTTCAACGAGAACAACTACATCTCCGCGAACTCCGACCACCCCGACGAGGCCGCGAAGTTCCTCGACTACCTGACCTCGCCCGAGGCGCAGTCGAAGTTCATCGCGACCTTCGGCAGCCGCTCGGTCAACGTCGACGTCACCCCCGAGGACCAGAGCGCCTTCGACGCCCTCTGGAACCCGATCACCGAGGCGGCGACCGGCGTCTACATGAACAACGACCAGAACCTCTCGCAGTCGCAGACCACCGAGTACTGGCGCATCCAGAACCTCGTCGCGACCGGCGACCTCGACCCGGCCGACGCCGGCGCCGAGTTCCAGAAGTTCATCGACCAGCAGTGA
- a CDS encoding NAD(P)-dependent alcohol dehydrogenase yields MKALRYTTVGQPPEVVEIEKPVPGPGEILLKVTAAGVCHSDDYVMSLPEEDYLAQQYPLPLTLGHEGAGVIEEFGPGVETGLRIGESVAVYGPWGCGHCLNCSRGAENYCTNAAAEGIRPPGLGSQGSMAEYMIVDAVRHLVPIGALDPVKNVSLTDAGLTPYHAIKRSLPKLGAGTYAVVIGSGGLGHVGIQILKALSGATVIVLDVSEEKLELAKHVGADVTLISDASAAERIREITGGLGADAVFDFVGAGPTIATATAVAAIESDVTIVGIGGGSATVGFGAIAYDAAVRVPYWGSRSELIEVFELAKAGRIDVEVQEYALADAPRAYADLHAGTVRGRAVIVP; encoded by the coding sequence GTGAAGGCACTGCGCTACACCACCGTCGGACAGCCCCCCGAGGTCGTCGAGATCGAGAAGCCCGTGCCCGGCCCGGGCGAGATCCTGCTGAAGGTGACCGCCGCCGGCGTCTGCCACTCCGACGACTACGTGATGAGCCTGCCCGAGGAGGACTACCTCGCGCAGCAGTACCCGCTGCCGCTGACCCTCGGCCACGAGGGCGCCGGCGTGATCGAGGAGTTCGGTCCCGGCGTCGAGACCGGCCTGCGGATCGGCGAGTCCGTCGCCGTCTACGGACCCTGGGGCTGCGGCCACTGCCTGAACTGCTCGCGCGGCGCCGAGAACTACTGCACCAACGCCGCCGCCGAGGGCATCCGCCCGCCCGGCCTCGGCAGCCAGGGCTCGATGGCGGAGTACATGATCGTCGACGCCGTCCGCCACCTCGTGCCGATCGGCGCCCTCGACCCGGTGAAGAACGTGTCGCTCACCGATGCGGGGCTCACGCCGTACCACGCGATCAAGCGCAGCCTGCCGAAGCTCGGCGCGGGCACCTACGCGGTCGTGATCGGCTCCGGCGGGCTCGGGCACGTCGGCATCCAGATCCTCAAGGCGCTCTCGGGTGCGACGGTGATCGTGCTCGACGTCAGCGAGGAGAAGCTCGAGCTGGCGAAGCACGTCGGCGCCGACGTGACCCTGATCAGCGACGCCTCCGCGGCGGAGAGGATCCGCGAGATCACCGGCGGGCTGGGCGCGGACGCCGTCTTCGACTTCGTCGGCGCGGGCCCGACCATCGCGACGGCCACGGCGGTCGCGGCGATCGAGTCCGACGTCACCATCGTCGGCATCGGCGGCGGCTCCGCGACGGTCGGCTTCGGCGCGATCGCCTACGACGCGGCCGTGCGCGTGCCCTACTGGGGGTCGCGCAGCGAGCTGATCGAGGTCTTCGAGCTCGCCAAGGCCGGCCGGATCGACGTCGAGGTGCAGGAGTACGCGCTCGCCGACGCGCCCCGCGCCTACGCCGACCTGCACGCCGGCACGGTGCGCGGCCGCGCGGTCATCGTGCCGTAG
- a CDS encoding sugar ABC transporter permease: MTTSTPARPRQSAPEPPRKKHPRRRALARFGGTGFLAALPFLAPALAAYLVFVVGPSLESVRLSFFEWSGFQGAPQVFVGLQNYVRIFTQDPVFWTAFSNTLIWVVLSLFIPVGLGLVMALALNRPLFGRNAFRSLFYIPGVLAPIAIANMWRWMYNPNYGVGVNLAQLFDLPWLAEVQWLGDKNLALYSIFATFVWQIAGTNMVLFLAGLQSVSPDHVEAARLDGANAWQVFRNVTIPALRPTTVIVVVLTIINSIKVFDLIVGMTGGGPAQQTQVLALWSFQQSFNNHEYGQGNAIATVLLVITLVIVVPYMVWTARQEKNS, from the coding sequence ATGACGACATCCACCCCCGCCCGCCCGCGGCAGTCCGCGCCGGAGCCGCCGCGGAAGAAGCATCCGCGGCGCCGGGCCCTCGCCCGCTTCGGCGGCACCGGCTTCCTCGCCGCACTGCCGTTCCTCGCGCCGGCGCTCGCCGCCTACCTCGTCTTCGTGGTCGGCCCCTCGCTCGAATCGGTGCGGCTGAGCTTCTTCGAGTGGTCCGGCTTCCAGGGCGCGCCGCAGGTGTTCGTCGGCCTGCAGAACTACGTCCGGATCTTCACGCAGGACCCGGTGTTCTGGACCGCGTTCTCGAACACCCTGATCTGGGTGGTGCTGTCGCTGTTCATCCCGGTCGGCCTCGGCCTGGTGATGGCGCTGGCGCTCAACCGCCCGCTGTTCGGGCGGAACGCCTTCCGCTCGCTCTTCTACATCCCGGGCGTGCTCGCCCCGATCGCCATCGCGAACATGTGGCGCTGGATGTACAACCCCAACTACGGCGTCGGCGTGAACCTCGCGCAGCTGTTCGACCTGCCCTGGCTGGCCGAGGTGCAGTGGCTGGGCGACAAGAACCTCGCGCTCTACTCGATCTTCGCCACGTTCGTCTGGCAGATCGCGGGCACGAACATGGTGCTCTTCCTGGCCGGGCTGCAGAGCGTCTCGCCCGACCACGTCGAGGCCGCGCGGCTCGACGGCGCGAACGCCTGGCAGGTCTTCCGCAACGTGACGATCCCGGCGCTGCGACCGACCACGGTCATCGTCGTGGTGCTCACGATCATCAACTCGATCAAGGTGTTCGACCTGATCGTCGGCATGACCGGCGGCGGCCCCGCGCAGCAGACGCAGGTGCTCGCGCTGTGGTCGTTCCAGCAGTCCTTCAACAACCACGAGTACGGCCAGGGCAACGCGATCGCCACCGTCCTGCTCGTGATCACCCTCGTCATCGTCGTCCCGTACATGGTGTGGACGGCTCGTCAGGAGAAGAACTCATGA
- a CDS encoding LacI family DNA-binding transcriptional regulator yields the protein MSSTSPPRARPSMADVGRHAEVSAQTVSRFFTGGYVAPATRVRIEAAIAELGYRHNRVARNLRVQRTDTVGFLAMGPLNYGHSELLTGVSRAARAEGLSLITALLEVGPDAPGAREEMRHAVDKLLAFQVDGIIVGTPYGGLDELVEYIAASVPVVTRSERGGPAGDSTYADSYGAGYLGTRHLLELGHRRILHLAGPGDRNEAVDRERGYRAALTEAGVTPLEVLRCAEWDAESGAAKGRSVDPESFTAVSAANDQIALGFLRAMAERGRTAPGDYSIVGVDDMPDSAYYSPPLTTMHLDHQLLGEKALQMLAARIRTGERQERTAVTARLVLRSSTARLR from the coding sequence ATGTCGAGCACGTCCCCGCCCCGCGCACGGCCGAGCATGGCCGACGTCGGGCGGCACGCCGAGGTCTCGGCGCAGACCGTCTCCCGCTTCTTCACCGGCGGCTACGTCGCTCCGGCGACGCGCGTCCGGATCGAGGCGGCGATCGCCGAGCTCGGCTACCGGCACAACCGCGTCGCCCGGAATCTGCGGGTGCAGCGCACCGACACGGTCGGCTTCCTCGCGATGGGTCCGCTCAACTACGGGCACTCGGAGCTGCTGACCGGGGTGAGCCGGGCCGCGCGGGCCGAGGGGCTCTCGCTGATCACGGCACTGCTCGAGGTGGGGCCGGACGCCCCCGGTGCGCGCGAGGAGATGCGGCACGCGGTCGACAAGCTGCTCGCCTTCCAGGTCGACGGGATCATCGTCGGCACGCCCTACGGCGGGCTCGACGAGCTCGTCGAGTACATCGCCGCCTCGGTGCCGGTGGTGACGCGGTCGGAGCGCGGCGGGCCCGCCGGCGACTCCACCTACGCCGACTCGTACGGCGCCGGCTACCTCGGCACTCGGCACCTGCTCGAGCTCGGGCACCGGCGGATCCTGCACCTCGCCGGTCCCGGCGACCGCAACGAGGCCGTCGACCGCGAGCGCGGCTACCGGGCGGCGCTGACGGAGGCGGGCGTCACCCCGCTCGAGGTGCTGCGCTGTGCGGAGTGGGACGCGGAGTCGGGCGCCGCGAAGGGCCGGTCCGTCGATCCGGAGTCGTTCACCGCGGTCTCGGCCGCCAACGATCAGATCGCGCTCGGCTTCCTCCGCGCGATGGCCGAGCGCGGCCGGACGGCGCCCGGCGACTACTCGATCGTCGGCGTCGACGACATGCCGGACTCCGCGTACTACTCGCCGCCGCTGACGACGATGCACCTCGACCACCAATTGCTGGGCGAGAAGGCCCTGCAGATGCTGGCCGCGCGGATCCGCACCGGCGAGCGCCAGGAGCGCACGGCGGTCACCGCCCGGCTGGTGCTGCGCTCGTCGACGGCGCGGCTGCGCTGA